The genomic segment GATTCCAGTTACCAAACCTACTGCTACCGCAACTACTGCAGAGATATTAATTGACACTCAATCTGGTTCTGGTATTGAAAGGAATGAAAACagcataatattcataaataattcAGAACACACCATTGAAGAGGTTCAAGGTACAAGAATATGAATTAACTACAGggtattaataaaattgataatcTTAATTTTGCTAAATGTTTTGAACTTTATGAATTAATTTCAGTTAACAAACCTAAAAAACTTGCTCAGAAGACAGACATTGATATTACTAATGACACAAAGGCTAAAACTAAAAAGCAAAAAgacttaaaaaataagtaagtgcatCTACTTTCGatataattaaacattttttgtaatacctaggtattttttatacattttatacttAACTTACAGATATGATGGAATGCGCCAGTCTATTGTAGACAGCaatgtacattttaaagaaaGACACTTGGAAATGATGAAAGTTGAACATgagtataatattaaaatagcaaagttaaaaataaaaaaacttgaattGGAAATAGATTTATTAGAAAGCAAGAGAAATACCAATTAAgtttttatcttaaaattaacatcattttttcttattctgttgattgttttaaagattttattataataaatattttctataaCTTAAGTTTGTACatgaatttttaattagtaTCTTCCCTTAGCCCTTTTGAAACTTGGTAACCACATTAGTCTACAAATGAATTACGAACTTTATACAACAATACTGTTCTGAACATGACTGTTCCCAACCAGTAGTGAACAAACATGTAGCAGAAGTTTTCTCACAAATATCACATTGTCTGCAATATTAATAGAACAAGAGGAGGCTTTATAGAAATTCAAAAGTATAGCTGGTTCCGGTAGCGtaatttgtggtttatcttcctactccaaatAACCCAAAAAGCGAGCTGCCTGTCTAGGCCGCTGTAAGCTTCCGGCAGTGAagctggtgattggagaatttgagcccgTTAATGCACTACTGTTGATGAGGTTAAGGCTGATGCATTGTCTGTTCCATATTTTATgtcatcactggcaacacacagtGGTCAAAACTTTCGTCTTgatgagacactgcggtatttggGACGTGAATGTTCGCGAAGCTTCCAGAATGCTGCCCAGCCAATTCAGGTCCATATTAATTTTGAAAACCATTGTTGAGAGGCAATAACGTCCATGAATCggaggtgggtgatgtactagCCGTTGATACTTATTCCAAATCCGGTCCAATCCAGAAGCTTGTGATGAATTATGTGAGACAATATAGCatatttattcattaaaatacatttattatgtatttcaattaaaatgtgTTTCTATAAATTGTCTCCTTCTAATACTTCCTCTTACAGTATTTCGAATAGCTGCCTGCACCACTGGCTCTTGCGATGACGTTTGTTCTTGGGGATCTTCCTCCTCAGGAAACACGTCTTCTCTCATGTCGATCGCGAGGTTGTGCAGGACAGCACAAGCAACAATAGTTTTTTTGGCAGTTTCTATATCACCAAACATACCTCTAAGAAGGCAACGAAAACGTTGCTTCCAGAGTCCAAAACACCTCTCCACAGTATTCCTTGTGCGGATGTGGCAGCGGTTATAATTTTCTTCCGCCTGCGTTGAGGGATTTAGCAAAggagtaaataaataagatgtACAAGGATACCCACTGTCGCCCAGTAATAACCCAGAAAACGCACCAGCCTCAAACCTTTCTTTTAGTCTGCATTCCCTAAAAATCCGTGAATCATGCACACTGCCACGCCATCTGGTAACAATGTCCATGATTTTCAGGTCAGCATCACATACCACCTGCAATACAATAACATATTCATAATAAGGTAATCATTGTCAGTTAGAAAGAGGTTATGTTAATTTCAGTGAACAATATGTAAAAATTACtgtttgtttaaatagataaataataatcagaGTTTATTTTTAcgataattatattaaaagaCTAAATATGCTGACATTGCAAAGTGTTATCATATTGTTAGGAGTAACACAGCTTTTTTTAACAGCAAAAGCATCATAAAgtgaatattaatatttttcaaaacaTATTACGgccaataataattaatgatgaaATCTATTCTTAGGTTATATTGTTCTATAGAGGTTGTTATAAAATTTTGGCAACTTGCAATTGTAACGTAAACATTAGCTTGCAATGTCACACTGTTTACAAACGAGGAAAAGGTCTATGTATAAAGGGAAATGATgggaaaaattgtagtagtaaTATTAATTACCTGTACATTAATTGAAGGGTATCCTTTCCTATTGATGTACAATTGACCCCCATCGGCGCTCACTTTTTTTATTCTTATATGAGTGCAATCTATTGCACCTATTACCATAGGAAAGCCAGCTATGCTTCGGAATTTCCTCATACTCTCTTCTTGATCTATCAATGTTGCAGGCATTTTGATAAATCTTCGGGAAATTCTTGAGAGGCATTCTGCCACCTTTTTGCATGTCTTGCTGATAACTGGTTGTGATACACCATGCAAATCAGCTGTATCATCTTGAATCTATGAACAAAATCACAAGACAAGACTGTAATTTAAGTTTCTCGACTAAAatatctatcaatattaaagTTTGAATAGCACTTACTTCGTGGCGAGCCCAGTTGCGTAAGGCGCAAACCACCTGCAGCTCAGGGCTTAAGGGGCAGCCTCGAGGATCGTGTGCCAAATCCTCTCGTAACAAATCCACCAATTTTTGCCCAAAACGTTTCGAAAAACGGTATTTACTTTTGAAGTCAGGTTCTTCTAGTAAAAACGGATTTGCTCGGCGACGTCGGCGACATTTTAGATCAAAATTGGAAACGAATTAACCCACAAATTAACCAATTCACAAAAGCGATTTGACATTTGACATAAGATAAAGACGTCAAAGTCAAATGTTCACAGATTACTAAAATTTGGTCCAAGCTTAAACTAGGGGTCTTGCGGTTTTATCTTTAGTACCACACATAGTTCCAGAATTAGTGATAAAACTTGTTTTGTAATAAGAATTTTTCTAGTCCATAGTTAGGACCAGGTTTAAAACCAGTTTTAAACTTAGTCTACGTTTTGTAATAAGACGgaatgagtcaaagagtaactaaatatttatttaataagaatgttactaacagcacagaaaataaaaagaaaacagagtaaaaaaaaattactaaacctgtaaaaaaaagaaacaaaatacaaaaccaacaaaaactaagaaaaaaaagccgtatgtataattctaaaggatAGGAGAATTAAAGCTGGTATAATCATGCCTTTCTCGAAGACAATGTAGCAGATATGCtaccataaaggactgcttttggtggtatcataaagattgtgtaggagttcgtaaagatgattcagaagcctttttatgccctggttctaacaaaaattgagatctcattttgtttacaaaaaatcaagactaaatgatgttcctaaactgatttatttaaaaggttttatgtgtaggccttattcgaacacggtgttttaataagccctatacaaaaaaataatattgtttgtttttgatattttttttgataatttaagtaaggaatcattactttgttactatgaatatttaattttatctattatttatgtattattcttaataagtggaatttaagtttatctagagattacagtatatttatgtttacttggtatgtaaaattttgataacgcaaacaaatcgacgtgtttaatgttataagatcgcattttgtttaatacaacctcaattttaaggtctacaggcatttgaatcatataggccttattccgtgtaggtgatttaataaagccaaaatcagtggtttcgtaatttgcttattttgaatagatttagttaacaattgtgttatttttagtaataaataaaaccgTGTGGAGTTGCTGGTCCTCCCATCGGTCGCGTCCCCAGGTGGTGGATAGGGGAATGCCTCCCAGATATGGGTGGTACTAGGGAAATGAAATACCTAGCGCGAACCAAAACCAGTAGGCATGGGCGTGCCTTGAGTCCAGGAAGATACGGCCTAAGGGATCTTACCCGATACAAAAGACGAAGCTGTGGATCAGTTAACCTTCAATGAAATGGCGGAAAGACAAAACAGAATACCCCAGGAGGGTACCGTAACATGCGGAGAATCCCTCCCTGAACAGTGTCGTGCCCAAAAGACAGGACAGTGTTCGGGCAGCCCCTCGGATTCTGGGGGGGGCGATTTTCGCTTGACGACATCGACGGTAGAATCAGGTACTAAGCTAAAGGAAATCCCCAAGGCTTACATTCAACAAGTACTTAACAAGAGCGTATTTACGAACAGACAAAGATCAAGCTCTATCGGCAACTTACCCCAAACTAAAGATAAAATCGATCTATCATTAGAACAAGATCAACATGACATCACCCATATAGATGACAACTGTGAGAACACTCAGCATGAGAATTGGACGGTAATTACCAATAAAAAGCGTCTTAGATCAAGTCCTGAAACATCAAACAGATGCAAACAAACTAAATTGAACTCTTATTGGCTAAGTCAGACAATAGAAACTTCAAATCGCTATACCGAACTGGAAGTCGACCAGGAAACACCAGTAAAGGAGAGCCCTAGAGAGCCCAGACCTCCGCCTATATTTGTAGACAAAGTGGCTAACATACAGCCCCTAATAAACCTACTCAATGCGCACGTATGTGACAATTATACATTAAAGGTGCtacaaaatgataaaattaagaTCCAACCACATACATCACTAATTTATCCTAAAATAGTAAAACTGTTAGAAGAAAAAGACACAGAATTCTATACTTACAAACCCAAAAACGAAAGAAATTTCAAGGTAGTCCTAAAAAATATGCACCCTACAATGGATATAGACGAGATAAAAATACAGTTACATGGACAAGGACACGTAGTTGCAAATATTTGGAACATAAAACAGAGATCCACTAAAAAACCCTTACCAATATTTATCGTGGAACTTGAGCCAAAAGCCAATAACAAACAAATCTATGACATTAAAAGGCTTATGAATTGTAATATCCACTTTGAACCACCACGACCAAAGCGTGAAATACCGCAATGTTCTAACTGCCAGCAATATGGCCACACCAGAAAATATTGTCGCAGAAAACCTAAATGCATCAAATGTGCTGGGGACCACTCTTCGTCTGCTTGTGCAATGAAAGGGAGGCTGTCTAATGTCAAGTGTGTTCTTTGTGAAGGAAACCATCCAGCCAATTATAAGGGCTGTAACGTATACAGAGaactacaaaaaataaagtatCCACCTCCACGCGAAAGAAAGCCTCCAAAGGCTCCTCAAAAAGATGAGACAGCACCCAATCCAAGTAGTATACCAAACATGCCAAAAAAGACTTACGCCCGGGTAGTAGCCAGTAACGAAAATGCAAATTATAATAAGACAGAGACAAACTATGCTCAGGATCAGAATTTCGTCAAGGATATGATGGAGATGCTAAAACAAATGATGAACCAACTTACAACTATGAACAATCTGCTCCTAACACTAACAAATCAAATTACACAAAAACGGAACTAAAATTAGTGATTTGGAATGCCAATGGGCTGTTACAACATACTCTAGaagttaaaacatttttatatgaaaataatgTTGACATACTGATGATATCGGAAACTCATTTCACCAATAAAAGTTATATTAATATCCCgaaatataaaatctacaatGCAAATCATCCCGACGGTtctgcacatgctggatctgcAATACTCATAAAATCGAATATTAAACACCATCTAGCACAGCCCTATTGCTTCGATAAAATCCAAGCAACAAATATTGTGGTTGAGAGCTGCACTGGGCCTCTGACGGTGTCCGCATTGTACTGTCCACCTAAACATAACCTAAAAAAGGCGGACTATACTGCCTACTTCAGAACTCTCGGAAATAAATTCATAGCTGGTGGAGACTATAATGCAAAGCACGCTGACTGGGGGTCGCGCGTTACCACGCCCAAGGGACGCCAGCTCCTCTTGGCGAGTCAGGAATTGCAATTGGCTGTTGTTTCATCCCGAGAACCCACATACTGGCCTACAGACAGGAAACGAGTCCCTGACCTTATGGACTTCTGTGTGACAAAAGGCATTGCGGACACACATATATCGGCTAAATCGAGCCTGGAACTATCATCAGACCACACGCCAGTTGTAATAACCCTAAAAAAAGATGCCAAGATGGCGCAGGGACAGTGCAGACTTCACAGTCTCAAAACAAACTGGTCACTATTCCGCAACCTAGTATCCTCCACGATCAACATGGGATTGCCGCTTAAAACAAATGAAGACATCATGATTGCTGTGGAACACTTTAATAACTGTGTCCAGACAGCGGCATGGGAGGCGACTCCTGAACAACGGGATTGCACTCCAAACTCTTGCCCTCAAACCATAAGAGATACGATCGCTGAGAAACGCACTGCCAGAAAGACCTGGCAGCAGACGAGATATCCCGAAGATAAGAAAAGGCTAAATTATATTACCTCAAAACTGAAACGGATACTCCTAGAATATAAAAACTCAGGCGTTGAAAAATACCTTATAAATCTAGATGCTACGCGGGCAACGGATTATTCTCTTTGGAAAGCCACCAAGAAATTAAAACAACCCAAGCTATACTCACCTCCTATACGTAGGTCAGACAACTCATGGGCCAATAGTGACATAGAGAAGGCTAAAACATTTGCTTCACACCTGAGGGAGGTTTTCAAGCCAAATGACATCGAGGGTACTTTGGACACAGTTGATGAGATTTCTAGAGCGTTGGATACACCTTACCAGCTGGACCCACCCTTGGATGGATTTACCAGGGCTGAGGTACGTGAtgctatattaaaattaaatcaacATAAAGCACCTGGCTACGATCTAATAACGGCTAAGGTTTTAAGAGAGCTACCTAAGGAGGGCACCGTCGTATTAACGCAGATATACAATGCAATATTGCGTAGAAATTACGTTCCACCCCAGTGGAAGATCGCCAAGATTATTATGATCCTGAAGCCAGGAAAGAGTGCTGAGGAGCCGAAATCTTATCGCCCAATAAGTCTTCTGCCGATAACCTCAAAGGTGCTGGAGAAACTGTTCCTAAGCAGATTAAACCCAATACTCAAGGAAAGGAAGCTCATCCCAAACCATCAATTTGGATTTCGGCATGGTCATGGCACAGTGGAGCAGATTCATAGACTCGTTGATGGCATATACAACTGCTTTGAAAATAAGGAGTACTGCTCTGCAGCATTTTTGGATATATCTCAGGCGTTTGACCGGGTCTGGCACGAGGGCCTCCTGTATAAAATTAAGGAAAATCTACCAATAAACTTCTTTCTGTTTTTACAATCTTACTTACATGAGCGCCGCTTTTTCGTGAGCTATGGTGGAGATGCCTCGGATCTTCAGGAGATCTGTGCTGGCGTCCCTCAGGGCAGTGTATTGGGTCCAACATTATACCTACTGTTTACGTCTGACCTGCCAGTGACAGAGGGTGCAAGGGTGGGTACCTTTGCTGATGATACGGCTATTCTCGCCGTTGACAAAGTGGCCACTAAAGCTTCTGATCTTCTGCAAATAAGCCTGGACAGCATCTCGACTTGGCTTAGGAAATGGCGAATTCGAGCAAATGAAACTAAGTCGGTCCATGTCACCTATACGCTGAGGAAAGAGTCTTGCCCACCTGTTACCTTAAATAATGTTGTAGTACCACAGGCCGAGGAAGCTAAATATCTTGGACTGTACTTGGATAGACGACTTACATGGAAAAAACATATATTCACTAAGCGCAAAGCACTCGGCGTACAACTCAGAAAGTACTACTGGCTGCTAAACAGAAATTCAAAGTTATCTCTAGAAAACAAACTTCTCATATATAAGTGCATTATGAAGCCGACTTGGACCTATGGTATCCAGCTGTGGGGCACTGCAGCAAATTCCAACCTAGAGATATTGCAAAGATTTCAATCGAAGCTTCTGAGAATTATAACTAGCTCGCCCTGGTACATAACCAATGAGAGGTTACACCAtgacttaggaattcccacagtAAAGGAAGAGATATTAAAAGTTATGCCTAAATACAGAGACCGTATTCTAAACCACGTAAACGAGCTTGCAGTGGAGCTGATGAAACCGAGAGTGGTATTCTCAAGACTGAAAAGAAGAACGCCTCTAGATTTGTGTCAATAATACCTAATACGGTAAATTTCAAGCAAGACAGGGACATGTGCGAATCTGTCCTTTTATATTGACGTGGCCTTGTCATTGGACCTGGACCACAAAAGATGACTATTTATTACACATATTGCTAAATGTCCATAAAGGAGACAGATTGCATTAtttaatatattaaaaaaaaaaaaaaaaaaaaaaatttttagtaatattgctaaaattaaaggatggaagaagttaattaaccttgtttttgttgactggcgttaatatttattgaaatata from the Ostrinia nubilalis chromosome 5, ilOstNubi1.1, whole genome shotgun sequence genome contains:
- the LOC135071594 gene encoding uncharacterized protein LOC135071594, with product MAEQKKKRGENWSSEEKEILRQLIGQSAHIIEDKSTKTSINIQKIKEWKNISNKFNEITGKLRSCAEMKLAWKRMKLSAKLNLSSHRREQTKTGGGPKPSSPSPEDLEIMAIAPHDFVIELNDYDSDAVIPVTKPTATATTAEILIDTQSGSGIERNENSIIFINNSEHTIEEVQVNKPKKLAQKTDIDITNDTKAKTKKQKDLKNKYDGMRQSIVDSNVHFKERHLEMMKVEHEYNIKIAKLKIKKLELEIDLLESKRNTN